A DNA window from Actinokineospora baliensis contains the following coding sequences:
- a CDS encoding caspase family protein: protein MAPASSQQRTYRALLVTNWAFPEDPGLAPLLGPEHDAEVLRSALTAPGVGLHRLADVRVVADASRADILLALDEFFGEATRDDQLLLYYSGHGKLDLHGKLHLAARDTQSGRIMATGVPASLVVDMMAASRAKAKVVLLDCCHAGGFKAAPDLPRHLSGKGVFVIASALSVQLTRDAERPGEPSPFTGFAADCLATGQPDRDGDGYVSVDDLYHHISDRMSDAGLSTPQRTFDDTVDSVAVARVPLPVPRVEPRATLTVDSSAVVADFLRAEAETKPWVAAPLYRAVAAAQHGDWSTLAALRLARLTDNANERVKAYRQVVAANHPEWSPEAAYALAEATINSAAAAFNPEVVVDAYKAVVEYNHPAVSPRAALKVAELQIPMVTDPHEAIRAVGAYLDLAATDPELAEMAMLTYCLLYEAADEPEVAKAYLRRAEALKGRTP from the coding sequence ATGGCACCGGCCTCCTCCCAGCAGCGCACGTATCGGGCGCTGCTGGTGACCAACTGGGCGTTCCCCGAGGACCCCGGCCTCGCCCCGCTCCTGGGCCCCGAGCACGACGCGGAGGTGCTGCGGTCCGCGCTCACCGCCCCCGGTGTCGGCTTGCACCGGCTCGCCGACGTGCGGGTGGTGGCCGACGCCAGCCGGGCCGACATCCTGCTCGCGCTCGACGAGTTCTTCGGCGAGGCCACCCGCGACGACCAGCTGCTGCTCTACTACAGCGGCCACGGCAAGCTCGACCTGCACGGGAAGCTGCACCTCGCCGCCCGCGACACCCAGTCCGGCCGGATCATGGCCACCGGGGTCCCCGCGAGCCTGGTGGTCGACATGATGGCCGCGTCCCGTGCCAAGGCGAAGGTCGTGCTGCTCGACTGTTGTCACGCGGGCGGCTTTAAGGCGGCCCCCGACCTACCCCGCCACCTCAGCGGTAAGGGGGTGTTCGTCATCGCCAGCGCGCTGTCGGTGCAGTTGACCAGGGACGCCGAGCGGCCGGGGGAGCCCAGTCCGTTCACCGGTTTCGCCGCCGACTGCCTGGCCACCGGTCAGCCGGACCGCGACGGGGACGGCTACGTGTCCGTAGACGACCTCTACCACCACATCTCCGACCGAATGTCCGACGCCGGGCTGTCCACACCGCAGCGCACCTTCGACGACACCGTCGACAGCGTCGCCGTCGCCCGCGTCCCGTTGCCGGTCCCTCGCGTCGAGCCCCGGGCGACGCTCACAGTGGACTCCTCGGCGGTTGTCGCCGACTTCCTACGTGCAGAGGCCGAAACCAAGCCGTGGGTCGCGGCCCCGCTCTATAGGGCCGTTGCCGCTGCCCAACACGGCGACTGGAGCACACTCGCCGCACTCCGCCTAGCCCGCCTCACCGACAATGCGAACGAGCGCGTCAAGGCTTACCGCCAAGTGGTAGCCGCCAACCATCCCGAATGGTCACCTGAGGCTGCCTACGCACTCGCCGAAGCGACCATCAATTCAGCGGCTGCCGCCTTCAACCCCGAGGTTGTCGTCGACGCCTATAAGGCGGTTGTCGAGTACAACCACCCCGCGGTCTCGCCGCGCGCCGCGCTCAAGGTCGCCGAACTTCAAATCCCCATGGTCACCGATCCCCACGAGGCCATCCGGGCAGTCGGCGCGTACCTCGACCTGGCCGCGACCGACCCCGAGCTGGCCGAGATGGCGATGCTCACCTACTGCCTGCTCTACGAGGCGGCGGACGAGCCAGAGGTCGCCAAGGCGTACCTGCGCCGCGCGGAGGCGCTCAAGGGCAGGACGCCCTAG
- a CDS encoding TRAFAC clade GTPase domain-containing protein, whose amino-acid sequence MRTLSFRVAVTGLPQVGKTVFSVLLLDVLMNERRPGIEFTAESRSAISVYRAIRNIPAGLWPKSTVRGVVSTYSGKIEAKRTVVDLEIGDSAGEHWMELEPNSDNDPGYLEYVLSAHAVAHVIPLGDLLKPDARERVAADVEDLKLVARLRRQAAGSSARMPLLIILSKADLVIALPELQRPEVGLFQIDEHPAVPALTTVGRGYPQAVEILEKVVEQLRTEYASVSFTVTSAPAIVENRLSVGDRGAGLVDWVMRNAETAAKRG is encoded by the coding sequence GTGCGAACGCTGAGCTTCCGCGTCGCGGTGACCGGATTGCCGCAGGTGGGCAAGACTGTGTTCAGCGTGTTGCTCCTCGACGTGCTGATGAACGAGCGGCGGCCCGGGATCGAGTTCACCGCCGAGTCGCGGTCGGCCATCTCCGTGTACCGGGCGATCCGCAACATCCCCGCGGGCCTGTGGCCGAAGTCGACGGTGCGGGGTGTGGTGTCCACCTACTCCGGGAAGATCGAGGCCAAGCGGACGGTGGTCGACCTGGAGATCGGGGACTCCGCGGGCGAGCACTGGATGGAGTTGGAGCCCAACAGCGACAACGACCCCGGCTACCTCGAGTACGTCCTGTCCGCGCACGCCGTGGCGCACGTGATCCCGCTGGGAGACCTCCTCAAGCCCGACGCGCGGGAGCGGGTCGCGGCGGATGTCGAGGACCTGAAACTGGTGGCGCGCCTGCGGCGGCAGGCCGCGGGGTCGTCGGCTCGAATGCCGCTGCTGATCATCCTGTCGAAGGCGGACCTCGTCATCGCCCTGCCCGAACTGCAGCGGCCGGAGGTGGGGTTGTTCCAGATCGACGAGCACCCCGCGGTTCCCGCGTTGACCACCGTTGGTCGCGGGTATCCCCAGGCGGTCGAAATCCTGGAGAAGGTCGTCGAGCAGTTGCGCACGGAGTACGCGTCCGTGTCGTTCACGGTCACCTCGGCACCCGCGATCGTGGAGAACCGCCTGTCGGTCGGCGACCGCGGCGCGGGGTTGGTCGACTGGGTGATGCGCAACGCCGAGACCGCGGCCAAGCGCGGCTGA
- a CDS encoding putative baseplate assembly protein yields the protein MTEARVDDRRFQDLLAEATRVAERRDPGAGRDERVTAVLSGVAHLADEVIFQLTRLPELLRGPLLDVLGLRPARARMAKAVLEVRSAHPVTLPRGTRASTVEGVEFTTEHDLRVAAAEVVGALTRFDGDAAQVLDLGGGYEVSSATDSGLYLGFSTPLSNCLVEFTFTDASTLKDSRPTWVVEAWDGETWRPAAVHRDTTGGLSRSGTMLVRVPDNHGELAISGISGAWIRFRGAAELDETHIWFRVSARTVGGVVTAAHGRLVLDEPLGSTTGEPGQGLGAHQRPVVGPAPVVEVGGVDGWDTWTVVEDFTGSGAEDRHVVLDGDTVRFGPAVTEDDVLVQRGALPRAGALVRVREYWAGGGTRGNVPAEALRVLEGFPDVTVTNPLPATGGRDAETVDEVWRRAPFALRARDRAVTAQDYEYLAREAAPELARAHCVLGDDGAINVLLVPNAPSDEMGRVDFNDLGLDQNTLRTVSDYLDERRVIGTRVVVDAPRYGGVTVVAQVQRAPGVSATRTHDAALRALYSYLHPIIGGPTGTGWPLGRAVHVGDIYAVLHQVEGVSGVDDVRLYLVDTHNRSRGDSATKITVDRDALLFSADHQVRVLAT from the coding sequence ATGACCGAGGCGCGCGTCGACGACCGGCGTTTCCAGGACCTGCTGGCCGAGGCGACACGCGTGGCCGAGCGGCGCGACCCCGGTGCCGGGCGCGACGAGCGGGTGACGGCAGTGCTGTCGGGTGTCGCGCACCTCGCGGACGAGGTGATCTTCCAGCTCACCCGGCTGCCTGAGCTGCTGCGCGGCCCGCTGCTCGACGTGCTCGGCCTGCGCCCGGCCCGGGCGCGGATGGCCAAGGCCGTGCTGGAGGTCCGCTCGGCGCACCCGGTCACCCTCCCGCGCGGCACCCGAGCGTCCACTGTGGAGGGCGTGGAGTTCACCACCGAACACGACCTGCGGGTGGCGGCCGCCGAGGTGGTCGGGGCGCTGACCCGGTTCGACGGCGACGCCGCGCAGGTCCTCGACCTCGGCGGCGGGTACGAGGTCTCCTCGGCCACCGACAGCGGCCTGTACCTGGGCTTCTCGACCCCGCTGTCGAACTGCCTGGTCGAGTTCACCTTCACCGACGCGTCCACGCTCAAGGACAGCAGGCCGACCTGGGTCGTGGAGGCGTGGGACGGCGAGACGTGGCGGCCTGCCGCCGTGCACCGCGACACCACCGGGGGCCTGTCGCGCAGCGGCACGATGCTCGTCCGCGTGCCCGACAACCACGGCGAGCTCGCGATCAGCGGGATCAGCGGTGCGTGGATCAGGTTCCGCGGTGCCGCCGAACTCGACGAGACCCACATCTGGTTCCGGGTTAGCGCCCGCACGGTCGGCGGGGTCGTCACCGCCGCGCACGGCAGGCTCGTGCTCGACGAGCCCCTCGGTTCAACAACGGGCGAACCCGGTCAAGGGCTCGGTGCGCACCAGCGGCCGGTGGTCGGTCCGGCGCCGGTGGTCGAGGTCGGCGGCGTGGACGGGTGGGACACGTGGACCGTCGTCGAGGACTTCACCGGCAGCGGCGCCGAGGACCGGCACGTCGTGCTCGACGGCGACACCGTGCGGTTCGGCCCGGCGGTCACCGAAGACGACGTCTTGGTCCAGCGTGGCGCACTCCCCCGGGCAGGCGCGCTGGTGCGGGTGCGCGAGTACTGGGCGGGCGGCGGCACGCGCGGCAACGTGCCCGCGGAGGCACTACGCGTGCTCGAAGGCTTCCCCGACGTGACCGTGACCAACCCGCTGCCCGCGACCGGTGGGCGCGACGCGGAAACGGTCGACGAGGTATGGCGGCGGGCGCCGTTCGCGCTGCGAGCCCGCGACCGGGCGGTCACCGCGCAGGACTACGAGTACCTAGCACGAGAAGCCGCTCCTGAGCTGGCGCGGGCGCACTGCGTCCTCGGCGACGACGGCGCGATCAACGTACTGCTCGTGCCTAACGCGCCCAGCGACGAAATGGGACGCGTCGACTTCAATGACCTAGGGCTCGACCAGAACACGCTGCGCACGGTGAGCGACTACCTGGACGAACGCCGGGTCATCGGCACCAGGGTCGTCGTGGACGCGCCGCGCTACGGCGGAGTAACTGTCGTCGCCCAAGTCCAGAGGGCACCAGGGGTGAGCGCCACGCGAACGCACGACGCCGCCTTACGCGCGCTCTACTCGTACCTGCACCCGATCATCGGTGGCCCCACCGGAACCGGGTGGCCCTTAGGGCGCGCGGTGCACGTAGGCGACATCTATGCCGTGCTGCACCAGGTCGAGGGCGTCTCCGGGGTGGACGACGTGCGGCTCTACCTGGTGGACACGCACAACCGCTCCAGGGGCGACTCGGCCACGAAGATCACCGTCGACCGCGACGCGCTCCTGTTCTCCGCCGACCACCAGGTGCGGGTGCTCGCCACGTGA
- a CDS encoding phage tail protein, whose product MTDPIPTAVTALFAALRATAEDPRELLDPATAAPDVLRWIAHIVGADTTLPTGPLRGQVAHAMAAHRRRGTVAGLHALVALYGGTAEVTEVGTTVTVTVTLPEADLADPVRDAVAAAVPAHTRATVRVQVRPNE is encoded by the coding sequence GTGACCGACCCCATCCCGACCGCGGTGACCGCCCTGTTCGCCGCGCTCCGCGCGACTGCCGAAGACCCCCGGGAGCTCCTGGATCCGGCGACCGCCGCGCCGGACGTGCTGCGGTGGATCGCCCACATCGTGGGAGCGGACACGACCCTGCCGACCGGGCCGCTGCGGGGGCAGGTGGCCCACGCCATGGCCGCGCACCGCCGTCGCGGTACCGTCGCCGGGCTGCACGCCCTGGTCGCCCTCTACGGCGGGACCGCCGAGGTCACCGAGGTCGGCACCACCGTCACCGTCACGGTGACCCTGCCGGAGGCCGATCTCGCCGACCCCGTGCGGGACGCGGTGGCGGCGGCCGTGCCCGCCCACACCCGCGCCACCGTGCGCGTCCAGGTCCGCCCGAACGAGTGA
- a CDS encoding type III polyketide synthase, with amino-acid sequence MAAVTGIGVATPPRITQEALWDGYFRAHTGGGGLARRIFAGAGVRARHTVVDPVTEDISGWSTERRMARFAEQAPPLATAALVDALAAAGRSPGDLGLLAVVSCTGYGTPGVDVALADGLGLAADTQRLLIGHMGCYAAIPGLGAVCDFATARGLPAALVCVELTSLHVQPPDDDPEQVVAHALFSDAAAAVVVEPDAPGWELLDVAAHTDTDSRDLMTWRVTDLGFRMGLSARVPDALAGAVRPVVEKMLARHGATVDDVAGWAVHPGGPRILDTVRLELGLTEAAMAPSRAVLAEHGNCSSATVVLVLREIGARPGELVVAMAFGPGLTLYTALLRRSG; translated from the coding sequence ATGGCGGCGGTGACCGGGATCGGTGTGGCGACCCCGCCGCGCATCACGCAAGAGGCTCTATGGGACGGCTACTTCCGCGCGCACACCGGTGGCGGCGGCCTCGCGCGGCGGATCTTCGCGGGCGCGGGCGTGCGCGCTAGGCACACCGTCGTGGACCCGGTCACCGAGGACATCTCCGGGTGGTCGACCGAGCGGCGGATGGCGCGCTTCGCCGAGCAGGCACCGCCGCTGGCCACCGCTGCTCTGGTCGACGCGCTCGCCGCGGCGGGCCGCTCCCCCGGTGATCTGGGCCTGCTGGCCGTCGTGTCGTGCACCGGGTACGGCACGCCCGGGGTGGACGTCGCGCTCGCCGACGGGCTGGGGCTCGCGGCCGACACCCAGCGGCTGCTGATCGGCCACATGGGCTGCTACGCAGCGATCCCCGGTCTTGGCGCCGTGTGCGACTTCGCGACCGCGCGCGGGCTGCCCGCGGCGCTGGTGTGCGTCGAGCTGACGTCGTTGCACGTCCAGCCGCCGGACGACGACCCCGAGCAGGTGGTGGCGCACGCGTTGTTCAGCGACGCCGCGGCCGCCGTGGTCGTGGAGCCGGACGCGCCGGGGTGGGAGCTGCTGGACGTCGCCGCGCACACCGACACCGACAGCCGCGACCTGATGACCTGGCGGGTCACCGACCTCGGCTTCCGGATGGGCCTGTCCGCGCGGGTCCCCGACGCCCTCGCGGGTGCCGTGCGGCCGGTCGTGGAGAAGATGCTGGCCCGCCACGGGGCCACGGTGGACGATGTCGCGGGCTGGGCGGTGCACCCGGGTGGGCCGAGGATCCTGGACACGGTGCGGCTCGAGTTGGGGCTGACCGAGGCCGCCATGGCACCCTCGCGGGCGGTGCTGGCCGAGCACGGCAACTGCTCGTCGGCGACAGTGGTGCTGGTGCTGCGCGAGATCGGCGCGCGGCCGGGAGAGCTGGTGGTGGCCATGGCGTTCGGACCGGGGTTGACCCTCTACACCGCGCTGCTGCGACGATCCGGGTGA
- the trxA gene encoding thioredoxin: MIATDATFAEAVLTTEGPVLVDFWAQWCPPCHMIAPVLDQIAQERPITIVKVNTDENPGVARDYQVMSLPTLILFHNGQPIATFVGARPKARLLEELDKALAAVAPE; this comes from the coding sequence GTGATCGCGACAGACGCCACCTTCGCCGAAGCTGTCCTGACCACCGAAGGCCCGGTCCTGGTCGACTTCTGGGCCCAGTGGTGCCCGCCCTGCCACATGATCGCCCCCGTCCTCGACCAGATCGCCCAAGAACGCCCGATCACCATCGTCAAGGTCAACACCGACGAAAACCCCGGCGTCGCCCGCGACTACCAGGTCATGTCGTTGCCGACCCTGATCCTCTTCCACAACGGCCAACCCATAGCCACCTTCGTCGGCGCCCGCCCCAAGGCGCGACTCTTGGAAGAACTCGACAAGGCCCTCGCCGCGGTCGCCCCTGAGTAA
- a CDS encoding magnesium transporter CorA family protein, with product MSTTRVYRDGALVDEDVPLAGLRERLAAEGTVAWVDIDHSDADHSDDAELMRAGAELGLHELALEDAAQRHQRPKVDLYRTHQFLAVYAVSMADDGTLTTAELSVFVTPKALVTVHDGFDMTPVARRCADSVLTGDRVGVLLHALLDFVVDGHLQAAATLDELIEDLEGVVFEDDPDVRRLQREAVRLRRSLSHLRRVVIPMRDIMTGLTRVPDLVDEELEPYFGDIRDHVAHATEWTESLRDHVTALRETQLTIQGNRLNLIMKKVTGWAAIIAVPTAITGFYGQNVPYPGTGETWGFWMSSGVMVVLGAALYLMFKRKDWL from the coding sequence GTGAGCACGACCCGGGTCTACCGCGACGGCGCGCTGGTCGACGAGGACGTCCCGCTGGCGGGCTTGCGCGAGCGGCTGGCGGCCGAGGGAACGGTGGCCTGGGTCGACATCGACCACAGCGACGCCGACCACAGCGACGACGCGGAGCTGATGCGGGCAGGTGCGGAGCTGGGCCTGCACGAACTGGCCTTGGAGGACGCCGCGCAGCGCCACCAGCGGCCCAAGGTGGACCTGTACCGCACGCACCAGTTCCTCGCGGTCTACGCGGTGTCGATGGCCGACGACGGGACGCTGACCACGGCGGAGCTGTCGGTCTTCGTGACGCCGAAAGCGCTGGTCACCGTGCACGACGGGTTCGACATGACGCCGGTCGCGCGGCGCTGCGCCGACTCGGTGCTGACCGGTGACCGGGTCGGGGTGCTGCTGCACGCCCTGCTCGACTTCGTCGTGGACGGGCACCTCCAGGCGGCCGCGACCCTCGACGAGCTGATCGAGGACCTCGAGGGCGTGGTCTTCGAGGACGACCCGGACGTGCGGCGACTGCAACGGGAAGCGGTGCGGCTGCGGCGAAGCCTGTCGCACCTGCGGCGGGTGGTGATCCCGATGCGCGACATCATGACCGGCCTGACCAGGGTGCCCGACCTGGTCGACGAGGAATTGGAGCCCTACTTCGGCGACATCCGCGACCACGTCGCGCACGCGACCGAGTGGACGGAGTCGTTGCGCGACCACGTCACCGCGCTGCGCGAGACCCAGCTGACCATCCAGGGCAACCGGCTCAACCTGATCATGAAGAAGGTCACCGGGTGGGCCGCGATCATCGCCGTGCCGACCGCGATCACCGGCTTCTACGGCCAGAACGTGCCGTACCCCGGCACCGGCGAAACGTGGGGGTTCTGGATGTCGTCCGGGGTGATGGTCGTGCTGGGCGCGGCCCTCTACCTGATGTTCAAGCGCAAGGACTGGCTCTAG
- the metH gene encoding methionine synthase, producing the protein MSDQARIDRLRELLGQRVVVLDGAWGTMLQGASLTDADYHGDRFADHPRDVAGDPDLLNLTRPDLILDVHRQYLAAGADITTTNTFTASTIAQADYGLQDYAAEMNLRGAQLARQAADELGDRFVAGSVGPLNVTLSLSPKVEDPAYRAVTFDQVKAAYADQIAALAEGGVDLLLIETIFDTLNSKAAIAAAREVAPELPLWISVTIVDLSGRTLSGQTVEAFWRSVEHAEPLIVGVNCALGAEQVRPHVAELSRLAGTYVATHPNAGLPNAFGGYDETPAETSGLLTEFVESGMVNLVGGCCGTTPAHIAAIAESVRGLAPRTVPEVEKASRFSGLEPFAIGADTGFVMIGERTNVTGSAKFRRLIEGDNHQAAVDVALDQVRGGANLLDVNMDADLLDSEQAMTTFLNLIATEPEVARIPVMVDSSRWSVLEAGLKCVQGKGVVNSISLKEGEEQFLAQARAIRDYGAGVVVMAFDEKGQADTTERKVDICARAYDLLTQRVGFPAEDIVFDPNVLAVATGISEHNGYAKSFIDALPLIKQRCPGARTSGGISNLSFSFRGNDTVREAMHSAFLLHAVRAGLDMGIVNAGQLVVYEDIPKDLLELVEDVLFDRREDATDRLVEFAETVKGSKTKRTVDLSWREGPVGERLSYALVHGIVDFIEADTEEARAGLPRPLEVIEGPLMDGMKIVGDLFGSGKMFLPQVVKSARVMKRSVAYLEPFMEAEKEKARLEGRIDTSRGQGKVVLATVKGDVHDIGKNIVGVVLGCNNYEVIDLGVMVPASVILDTAVAEGADVVGLSGLITPSLDEMVTVAGEMQRRGLKLPVLIGGATTSRQHTAVRIAPAYDGTTVHVLDASRVVGVVSNLMDTTRADELDTANRAEQAALREAHENRHAKPLLTLAEARLNREQVDFADLPTPTFTGVREVSPSLAELRAMVDWQFLFLAWELKGKYPAILDQPVARELFDDAQAMLDEIGHRFRFQGVYGFWPALSDGDDLFVDGVRFPMLRQQTQKPENRPNRCLSDYVAPSGDYLGGFAVSVHGAEEMAREYEAVQDDYKAIMVKALADRLAESFAEWVHLQARREWFEPDATPDLADLHAERYRGIRPALGYPASPDHTLKRPLFDLLDAEAQGIHLTESYAMTPAAAVSGLIFAHPDSRYFTVGRVGKDQITDYATRTGTDLSEVERWLRPNLAYEPK; encoded by the coding sequence GTGAGCGATCAAGCCCGGATCGACCGGCTGCGGGAGCTGCTCGGCCAGCGCGTCGTGGTGCTCGACGGCGCGTGGGGGACCATGCTGCAGGGCGCCTCGCTCACCGACGCCGACTACCACGGTGACCGCTTCGCCGACCACCCGCGCGACGTCGCGGGCGACCCCGACCTGCTCAACCTCACCCGCCCCGACCTGATCCTGGACGTGCACCGCCAGTACCTGGCCGCGGGCGCGGACATCACCACCACCAACACCTTCACCGCCTCCACCATCGCCCAGGCCGACTACGGCCTGCAGGACTACGCGGCGGAGATGAACCTGCGCGGCGCGCAACTGGCCCGCCAAGCCGCCGACGAGCTCGGCGACCGGTTCGTCGCGGGCTCGGTCGGGCCGCTGAACGTGACCCTGTCGCTCTCGCCCAAGGTGGAGGACCCGGCCTACCGCGCGGTCACCTTCGACCAGGTCAAGGCCGCCTACGCCGACCAGATCGCCGCGCTCGCCGAGGGCGGGGTCGACCTGCTGCTGATCGAGACGATCTTCGACACGCTCAACAGCAAGGCCGCCATCGCCGCGGCCCGCGAGGTGGCCCCCGAGCTGCCGCTGTGGATCTCGGTGACCATCGTCGACCTGAGCGGGCGCACCCTGTCCGGGCAGACGGTCGAGGCGTTCTGGCGCTCGGTCGAGCACGCCGAACCGCTGATCGTCGGGGTCAACTGCGCGCTGGGCGCCGAGCAGGTCCGCCCGCACGTCGCGGAGCTGTCGCGGCTGGCGGGCACCTACGTCGCGACCCACCCCAACGCCGGTCTGCCCAACGCGTTCGGCGGCTACGACGAGACCCCGGCCGAGACCAGCGGGCTGCTGACCGAGTTCGTCGAGTCCGGCATGGTCAACCTCGTCGGCGGCTGCTGCGGGACCACGCCGGCGCACATCGCCGCGATCGCCGAGTCCGTGCGCGGCCTGGCGCCGCGCACCGTTCCCGAGGTCGAGAAGGCCAGCCGGTTCAGCGGCCTGGAGCCGTTCGCGATCGGCGCCGACACCGGGTTCGTGATGATCGGCGAGCGCACCAACGTCACCGGGTCGGCCAAGTTCCGCAGGCTGATCGAGGGCGACAACCACCAGGCCGCGGTGGACGTGGCGCTCGACCAGGTGCGCGGCGGGGCGAACCTGCTCGACGTGAACATGGACGCCGACCTGCTCGACAGCGAGCAGGCGATGACCACCTTCCTGAACCTGATCGCCACCGAGCCCGAGGTGGCGCGGATCCCGGTGATGGTCGACAGCTCGCGGTGGAGCGTGCTGGAGGCCGGGCTCAAGTGCGTGCAGGGCAAGGGCGTGGTCAACTCGATCAGCCTCAAGGAGGGCGAGGAGCAGTTCCTGGCCCAGGCGCGCGCCATCCGCGACTACGGCGCGGGCGTGGTGGTGATGGCCTTCGACGAGAAGGGCCAGGCCGACACCACCGAGCGCAAGGTCGACATCTGCGCGCGGGCCTACGACCTGCTCACCCAGCGGGTCGGGTTCCCCGCCGAGGACATCGTGTTCGACCCCAACGTGCTGGCCGTGGCGACCGGCATCAGCGAGCACAACGGGTACGCCAAGTCGTTCATCGACGCGCTGCCGCTGATCAAGCAGCGCTGCCCGGGGGCGCGCACCTCCGGCGGCATCTCGAACCTGTCGTTCTCCTTCCGCGGCAACGACACCGTGCGCGAAGCGATGCACTCGGCGTTCCTGCTGCACGCGGTGCGGGCGGGCCTGGACATGGGCATCGTCAACGCCGGTCAGCTGGTGGTCTACGAGGACATCCCCAAGGACCTGCTGGAACTGGTCGAGGACGTGCTGTTCGACCGGCGCGAGGACGCCACCGACCGGCTGGTCGAGTTCGCCGAGACGGTCAAGGGCTCCAAGACCAAGCGCACCGTCGACCTGTCGTGGCGCGAGGGCCCGGTCGGCGAGCGGCTGTCCTACGCGCTGGTGCACGGGATCGTGGACTTCATCGAGGCCGACACCGAAGAGGCGCGCGCGGGGCTGCCGCGGCCGCTCGAGGTGATCGAGGGCCCGCTGATGGACGGCATGAAGATCGTCGGCGACCTGTTCGGGTCCGGGAAGATGTTCCTGCCGCAGGTGGTCAAGAGCGCGCGGGTGATGAAGCGCTCGGTGGCCTACCTGGAGCCGTTCATGGAGGCGGAGAAGGAGAAGGCGCGGCTGGAGGGCCGCATCGACACCAGCCGCGGCCAGGGCAAGGTCGTGCTGGCCACGGTCAAGGGCGACGTGCACGACATCGGCAAGAACATCGTCGGCGTCGTGCTCGGCTGCAACAACTACGAGGTGATCGACCTCGGCGTGATGGTGCCCGCGTCGGTCATCCTCGACACCGCGGTCGCCGAGGGCGCCGACGTGGTCGGGCTGTCCGGGCTGATCACGCCGTCGCTGGACGAGATGGTGACCGTCGCGGGCGAGATGCAGCGGCGCGGCCTGAAGCTGCCCGTGCTCATCGGCGGCGCGACGACCTCCCGGCAGCACACCGCGGTGCGGATCGCGCCCGCCTACGACGGCACGACGGTGCACGTGCTCGACGCGTCCCGGGTCGTGGGGGTGGTGTCGAACCTGATGGACACCACGCGGGCCGACGAACTGGACACGGCCAACCGGGCCGAGCAGGCGGCGCTGCGCGAGGCGCACGAGAACCGGCACGCCAAGCCGCTGCTGACGCTGGCCGAGGCCCGGCTCAACCGCGAACAGGTCGACTTCGCCGACCTGCCGACCCCGACGTTCACCGGCGTCCGCGAGGTCAGCCCGTCGCTGGCGGAGCTGCGCGCGATGGTCGACTGGCAGTTCCTGTTCCTGGCCTGGGAGCTCAAGGGCAAGTACCCGGCGATCCTGGACCAGCCGGTCGCCCGCGAACTGTTCGACGACGCCCAGGCGATGCTCGACGAGATCGGCCACCGCTTCCGCTTCCAGGGCGTCTACGGCTTCTGGCCCGCGTTGTCGGACGGCGACGACCTGTTCGTCGACGGTGTCCGCTTCCCGATGCTGCGCCAGCAGACCCAAAAGCCGGAGAACCGCCCCAACCGCTGCCTGTCCGACTACGTCGCCCCGTCCGGCGATTACCTGGGTGGTTTCGCGGTGTCGGTGCACGGCGCCGAGGAAATGGCCCGCGAGTACGAGGCCGTCCAGGACGACTACAAGGCCATCATGGTCAAGGCCCTCGCCGACCGCCTCGCCGAGTCCTTCGCCGAATGGGTCCACCTCCAGGCCCGCCGGGAGTGGTTCGAACCCGACGCCACCCCCGACCTGGCTGACCTCCACGCCGAGCGCTACCGCGGCATCCGCCCCGCCCTCGGCTACCCCGCCAGCCCAGACCACACCCTCAAGCGCCCCCTGTTCGACCTGCTCGACGCGGAAGCCCAGGGAATCCACCTCACCGAGTCCTACGCCATGACCCCAGCGGCAGCGGTCAGCGGCCTGATCTTCGCCCACCCAGACAGCCGCTACTTCACCGTCGGCCGGGTGGGCAAGGACCAGATCACCGACTATGCCACGCGTACGGGGACGGACCTGTCCGAAGTGGAGCGTTGGCTGCGCCCCAACCTGGCCTACGAACCCAAGTAG